A region of Lycium barbarum isolate Lr01 chromosome 3, ASM1917538v2, whole genome shotgun sequence DNA encodes the following proteins:
- the LOC132631811 gene encoding peroxidase 66-like: MAPFTTIVFLVLLTVPLCSATLGVQYYDQTCPQAEDIIYQTIRNASIYDPKVPARILRMFFHDCFIRGCDASVLLDSTPGNKAEKDGPPNISLGAFYVLDDAKTTLEKACPTTVSCADILAIAARDVVAMSGGPYWNVLKGRTDGRVSRANETVNLPAPSFNTSQLVQSFANRGLGVKDLVALSGGHTLGFSHCSSFEPRLHNFSSVHDTDPTLNAVFAQTLKQKCPKPNKDRTAGQFLDTTSSVFDNNYYKQIITGKGVFASDQSLLNDYKTGWIVKSFANDQALFFKEFAASMIKLGNVGVLEKGEVRFNCRAIN, from the exons ATGGCTCCTTTTACTACAATCGTATTTCTTGTTTTGTTAACAGTCCCTCTGTGCAGTGCAACTCTTGGAGTGCAATACTATGATCAAACATGCCCTCAGGCTGAAGATATTATCTATCAAACAATTCGCAATGCTTCGATTTATGATCCTAAAGTCCCCGCACGTATTCTCAGGATGTTCTTCCATGATTGTTTCATTAGA GGATGTGATGCATCAGTTCTATTGGATTCAACACCAGGAAACAAAGCAGAGAAAGATGGTCCGCCCAACATCTCTCTTGGAGCATTCTACGTGCTCGATGATGCCAAAACTACGCTCGAAAAGGCTTGTCCAACAACTGTTTCTTGTGCCGACATACTTGCCATCGCAGCTAGAGACGTCGTTGCTATG TCTGGGGGTCCATACTGGAATGTACTAAAAGGAAGGACAGATGGGAGAGTATCAAGGGCAAATGAGACAGTAAACTTACCAGCTCCATCCTTCAACACTAGCCAACTCGTTCAGAGCTTTGCCAACAGAGGATTAGGAGTGAAAGATTTGGTTGCTCTTTCTGGTGGACACACACTTGGGTTTTCGCACTGCTCTTCATTTGAACCCAGGCTTCATAACTTCAGCTCAGTGCACGACACTGACCCGACCTTGAACGCCGTATTTGCACAGACCTTAAAGCAGAAATGCCCCAAACCAAACAAAGATCGAACTGCAGGGCAATTCTTGGACACAACTTCATCAGTATTCGACAACAACTATTACAAGCAAATTATTACAGGGAAAGGTGTTTTTGCATCAGACCAGAGTTTGTTGAATGACTACAAGACTGGTTGGATTGTTAAATCATTTGCCAATGACCAAGCTTTGTTCTTCAAGGAATTTGCTGCTTCAATGATCAAGCTTGGAAATGTTGGTGTCCTTGAAAAAGGAGAAGTTAGATTCAACTGCAGAGCTATAAACTGA